AGGCGCGGGCGTGGCGCCCGAAAGGTGCTGCTGCACCTTTGCCACAAAGGCATCCCAGCTGTAGGGCTGCCCTGCGCGCAGCTGCGCCGGACAGTTTTTCCCGCTCCAGTCGTGATGCTGGAACAAATGCCCCGCTGCCGTAGTCATCCCATGCCTGCGCAGGATATCCGCCGCAAGCTCCGCGGTGTTGTCCGTGGCGCGCGCAAGGTCGCTCTCGGGGTTGATGCAGATTTCGATGGCCACCGTGGCACGGTTGCCATCCCCGTTGCCGTCCCCCGCGTGCCAGGCTACTTCGTCTTCAGGGATGGACTGGGTAATGGCTTTGTCGTCCACCGCGTAGTGCCACGAGGCGGTCTTGTGCTGCCCGCTCCCCTGCAGGTAAGCCGCATGGTTGTCCGCCCCTGCCCCCGCGCCGGGGTTGCCTGTATTGTGTATCGTCACACCGCGAAACGCGCGCAGCTTTTGCCCACCGCGCGCCGCGCTGATTGGCGACAGGCATGTCCTGGTTGGAACCATATGACGTCTCTCCTCTCTTATCGCAAAGTCTGTTTGAAGCGCTGTATCCCCGTGATAAGCGTACCATTGCAGCGCGCGCGACAACTATCACGCCCATTGACGCAGCCTGCGCGGACGAATTACAATGGGTTTGCGGCAATAAAAACACAGTCCGGTTGGTAGTCCGGGCCGCATGCGTGCGATGCGCG
Above is a window of Maliibacterium massiliense DNA encoding:
- a CDS encoding N-acetylmuramoyl-L-alanine amidase, coding for MVPTRTCLSPISAARGGQKLRAFRGVTIHNTGNPGAGAGADNHAAYLQGSGQHKTASWHYAVDDKAITQSIPEDEVAWHAGDGNGDGNRATVAIEICINPESDLARATDNTAELAADILRRHGMTTAAGHLFQHHDWSGKNCPAQLRAGQPYSWDAFVAKVQQHLSGATPAPAPVPQQGMLSNPTYSGSSIADALAQIGIDNSCANRARLATANGIANYTGTAAQNTRMLDLLRAGQLRPAGSVAPEPAPQPACPYAPGDYRVTASPNLRVRSGPGTNHSVKPLSALTTSARRQGGYRTGVVFTAQEIRQGETGGWWARTPSGWVCLENAGGVYACRA